The Cataglyphis hispanica isolate Lineage 1 chromosome 5, ULB_Chis1_1.0, whole genome shotgun sequence genome has a segment encoding these proteins:
- the LOC126849722 gene encoding pre-mRNA-splicing factor RBM22, with amino-acid sequence MATSKTTNTYNRQNWEDAEFPILCQTCLGDNPYIRMTKEKYGKECKICMRPFTVFRWCPGARMRFKKTEVCQTCSRLKNVCQTCLLDLEYGLPIQVRDAALKIKDDLPRSDVNKEYYVQNIDNEIGKIDPTTPAGAVGKSAAASDLLMKLARTSPYYKRNRPHICSFWVKGECKRGEECPYRHEKPTDPDDPLADQNIKDRYYGVNDPVADKLMRRAAAMPKLDPPEDKSITTLYIGNLGDVLTEKQLRDHFYQYGEIRSVTMVPRQQCAFIQYTQRSAAEAAAERTFNKLILGGRRLTIKWGRSQGRQTISATEAMREILEPVPGLPGALPPPPETMGNNFFNLQTTPGMMPPMMIPPPPVAPQFMFPPQMAAATATPIFPPGTTPIHYPSQDPSRMGASQGIGKPWPEE; translated from the exons ATGGCTACATCAAAAACTACCAATACATATAACAGACAAAATTGGGAGGATGCT gaaTTTCCAATACTATGTCAAACATGCTTAGGAGATAATCCATATATTCGTATG acaaaagaaaaatatggaaaggAATGCAAGATATGTATGCGACCATTTACAGTATTTAGATGGTGTCCCGGGGCGAGGATGCGATTTAAGAAAACTGAAGTCTGTCAGACATGTAGtagattgaaaaatgtttgtcAAACATGTTTATTAGATTTGGAATATGGTCTACCTATTCAAGTTCGCGACGCTGCTTTGAAGATTAAGGATGATTTGCCACGTTCGGATGTAAACAAGGAatattatgtacagaatatagACAATGAGATTGGAAAAATCGATCCGACAACGCCGGCTGGTGCTGTTGGCAAATCTGCAGCAGCCAGTGATCTCTTAATGAAATTGGCTAGAACGAGTCCATACTACAAGAGAAATAGGCCGCACATTTGTTCGTTTTGGGTGAAGGGCGAGTGCAAGAGGGGTGAAGAGTGTCCTTATCGGCATGAAAAGCCGACAGATCCCGACGATCCATTGGCTGATCAGAATATAAAGGATCGTTATTATGGTGTGAATGATCCAGTGGCAGATAAACTCATGCGAAGGGCAGCAGCTATGCCCAAGCTTGATCCACCCGAAGATAAATCTATCACAACACTGTACATTGGCAATTTAGGTGATGTATTGACAGAGAAGCAATTGCGCGATCATTTCTATCAATACGGCGAGATACGTTCGGTAACGATGGTGCCGCGTCAACAATGTGCCTTCATCCAATACACACAGAGAAGCGCTGCCGAGGCGGCGGCAGAAAGAACGTTCAATAAGTTGATATTGGGTGGAAGGCGACTCACTATAAAATGGGGCCGTTCTCAGGGAAGGCAAACGATATCTGCAACAGAAGCAATGAGAGAAATTCTTGAACCTGTCCCGGGATTACCTGGAGCGTTACCACCGCCACCAGAAACTATGGGTAACAATTTCTTCAACCTGCAGACTACACCTGGCATGATGCCACCGATGATGATTCCACCGCCGCCTGTTGCACCTCAATTTATGTTTCCACCGCAAATGGCGGCTGCAACTGCGACGCCGATTTTCCCTCCAGGAACGACCCCTATACATTATCCAAGCCAAGATCCATCTAGAATGGGCGCATCACAGGGTATAGGCAAACCTTGGCCGgaagaataa
- the LOC126849818 gene encoding uncharacterized protein LOC126849818 → MSSSETMDNEEIIQLRKRKKELLKKAVQLKDKLKDIEDNKHQSLINFNITLPSDNEDNKPSKLQSIKYKAKLCEIAGQVTGIRFKDVYKKWLRNNIFIYSAKVKTKTISFNLELIVSMNSDKFTIDNIMCYFIDIDDCYMLEISPWFEKITSIKNFSLLMSALSDYNENNIFRSKILNSLEKNKYATIEQCTQENGGILLHIHSSANTKENYIIFQWTMKFFELTWHIEHFFTVKPTDIGIKFSEENQTLLKEFCEINLKNNKLLGLWNKLCIAIDNYAKGMNT, encoded by the exons atgagcaGCAGTGAAACTATGgataatgaagaaataatacaattgcgtaagcgaaaaaaagaacttttaaaaaaagcggTTCAGTTAAAAGACAAATTGAAGGATATAGAAGATAACAAACATcaatcgttaattaattttaatat CACACTACCTTCCGATAATGAGGATAACAAACCGTCGAAACTGCAATCCATCAAATACAAGGCTAAATTATGTGAGATTGCGGGTCAAGTGACGGGAATAAGATTTAaagatgtttataaaaaatggttacgcaataatatttttatttattcggcTAAAGTGAAAACAAAAACCATTTCCTTCAATCTTGAATTGATAGTTTCCATG AACTCggataaatttacaattgacAATATAATGTGCTATTTTATCGACATTGACGATTGTTACATGCTCGAAATATCTCCTTGGTTTGAGAAGATAACAagtataaaaaacttttctcttcttatGTCTG CACTTTCCGattacaatgaaaataatatttttagatctaAGATTCTGAatagtttagaaaaaaataaatatgcaactATAGAACAATGTACTCAAGAAAATGGAggtatattattgcatatacatTCATCTgcaaatacaaaagaaaactACATAATATTCCAGTGGACAATGAAGTTTTTTGAACTAACATGGCacattgaacatttttttacagtaaaaCCCACAGATatag gaataaaattttctgaagaaaatcaaacattattaaaagaattttgtgaaattaatttgaaaaataacaaacttCTGGGACTATGGAATAAATTGTGCATTGCCATTGATAATTATGCTAAAGGTATGAatacatag
- the LOC126849830 gene encoding probable 28S ribosomal protein S16, mitochondrial, with amino-acid sequence MPRLPLHPASGTGIVTPFAKAIRFVRYGCTNRPFYHIVVMDVKKQAKKPPIEQVGTYDPIPNVYNEKLVSFNYERIQYWFAKGAQVSKPVADLLGLAGFLPVHPRTYMRAWRNRKTLKESAAKESIFQEQVTSQS; translated from the exons atgccACGATTGCCTTTGCATCCTGCATCTGGAACAGGTATTGTTACGCCATTCGCCAAAGCAATACGGTTCGTTCGTTATGGTTGCACTAATAGACCGTTCTATCATATTGTTGTAATGGAT gTTAAAAAGCAAGCAAAAAAGCCACCAATAGAACAAGTTGGTACTTATGATCCTATTCCAAATGTATACAATGAGAAATTAGTGTCATTCAATTATGAAAGAATCCAATATTGGTTTGCCAAAGGAGCACAGGTATCTAAACCTGTTGCGGATTTATTAGGACTTGCTGGATTCTTACCTGTTCATCCAAGAACATACATGAGAGCATGGAGAAATCGCAAAACTTTAAAGGAAAGTGCTGCTAAAGAAAGTATATTTCAAGAGCAAGTTACATCGCAAAGTTAA